DNA sequence from the Streptomyces cinnabarinus genome:
CCACGACACGTCATTCGTGTTGTCCGGATTTCACGGAGAGACAGGACGTATGGGCGTACGAGTGCTGCTCATCGAGGACGACGAGACGATCGCCGAACCACTCACCGAAGGGCTCGGACACTTCGGGCTGACGGTCGACCATGTCGCCACCGGCTCCGAGGGACTGAGAGGTCCGTACGGCGATGTCGTCCTGCTCGACCTGGGGCTGCCGGACATGGACGGCATCGACGTCTGCCGGGGCATCCGGCAGGTCTCCGACGTCCCCATCGTCATCCTCAGCGCGCGCGGCGAGGAGGCCGACCGGGTGCTGGGCCTGGAGCTGGGAGCCGACGACTATCTCGCGAAACCGTTCAGCGTACGGGAGCTGGTGGCCCGGGTCCGGGCGGTGACCCGGCGCACCCAGCGCCCCCGGGGGCCGGTGGAGGCCACGCTCACCGTGGAGGAGACGGCGCCCGGGCCACCGTACGAACCGGGCCCGCTGGTCGTGGACCGCCGTACCCGGCAGGTCTGGGTCGGTGAGGTGCCGCTGGCCCTGACCCCCAAGGAGTTCGAGCTGCTCGCGCTGCTCACCGAGGACCCGGGCGCGGTGTACTCCCGGCAGCAGATCCTGGACCGGGTGTGGGACCCGCACTACGAGGGGCCGACGAAGACTTTGGACGTCCATGTCGCCGCGCTGCGACGGAAGTTGGGGCACTCGGCGTGGATCCAGACCCTGCGCGGAGTGGGGTTCCGGCTGGCGGTGCAGACGGATCCGGGACCGCCGCAGCAGGTGGACTTCCCGTGACCCGTCGCCTCCTGTCCAGCTATCTCTGTCTGACCGCCCTGGTGCTGCTCTGCCTGGAGATCCCGCTCGGCTTCCGCTACGCGGCCGACGAACGGGACCGGGCGGCCGACGCGGCCCGGGACGAGGCCGAGTCGGCGGCGTCCTACACCGCGCTGTCCCTGGCCACCGGCCGGGCCGGACTCGACCTGACGGAACGCGCGGCCCACTGCGCCGAACGCGTCGGCGGGAAGGTGGTGATCGTCGACAGCTCGGGCGGGGTGCTCGCCGCCTCGCACCCGGTGTCCCGCCGGGCGGCCCGCGCCCTGCCCGCGCGCCCCGGGATCGCGGCGGCGCTGAAGGGCTCGGCCACGAGCGATGTGCGCATGGCCGTGGTCGGCGGGGCGGAACACCTGTCCGTCACCGCGCCAGTCGCCGAAGGAGCCGGGGGCGCCGTCTGGCTCATGGTGCCCACCCAGGCGGCGCGGGAGCGGATCGACCGCGCCTGGCTGCTGCTCGGCGCCGGCGGGCTCGGGGTGCTCACCGCGGTCTCCGTCGTCTGCCTCGCCCTCGCCCGCTGGGCCGGCCGCCCCATCCGGGAACTGGAGCGCGCCACCCACGCGTTGGCGGAGGGCGAGGTGACGGCCCCGGTGCCGGTGACCAAGGGTCCGCCGGAAGTCCGCAGGCTGGCGGCCGCGTTCAACCGTACGGCCGCCCGCCTCGCCCATCTGCTCGCCTCCCAGCACGCGTTCGCGGGCGAGGCCTCGCACCAGCTGAAGACGCCGCTCGCGGCGCTGCGGCTGCGCCTGGAGAACCTGGAGCCCGATGTGTGCGGGCCCGGCCAGGGCAGCCTCGCCGCCGCCGTGACCGAGACCGACCGGCTCGCCAGAATGGTCGAGGGCCTGCTGGCGATGGCCCGCCTGGAGGAGGACGCGGCCACCCCGGGCCCGGTGGACGTCGGCGCGGTCTGTGTCGAACGGCACGGGACCTGGCTGCCGTTGTTCGAGCGCGAAGGTGTCGCCCTGGTCCTGTTCGCGGGCAGCGTGGGCCCGGTGCTCGCGGTGCCGGGGGCGGTCGAGCAGATCCTGGACAACCTGCTCTCCAACGCCCTGCGGGCCTCCCCAGCCGACAGCACGGTGACCATCGAGCTGCGGCTGTACGTGCCCGCCAAGCGTGCGCTGCGCGACGCCAGACCGTGCTGGGTGGACCTGCATGTCACCGACGAGGGCCCCGGCATGACCCCGGAGCAGCGGCAGCGTGCCTTCGACCGCTTCTGGCGCGCGCCGGGTGCGCCCAAGGGCGGCACGGGGCTCGGTCTCTCCCTGGTCCAGCGGCTTTCGGTCGCGAGCGGTGGGGCGGCGAGCCTGCACGCGGCGGCGACCGGCGGGCTGGACGCGGTGGTGCGGCTGCCGTCCGCGGAGGTCTCGGCCGGCGTCAACGCGATCGGCAGGCAGGGCACCCGCCGCCGCGAGGCTCCGGCGCTCCCCGCCTAGGCGATGCGCCCAGGCATACGGCCCCGTCACAACCTGTCCATAACGCGTCAACCCAGTGCTACCGGGCGCGGTAACCCCGGAGCCCTAGCCTCCGTGTCCGCACGACCCCGTCGCCGACCGGTGGCGGGGCGGTCTCCACCCCTGGAGCGAGAGTGGAACGTCGTACTGTCCTGCGTGCGGCCGTCCTCGGCGGATCCTCCGCCGTCTTCGGCGGAACCCTGTGGCGCGGCGCCGCGTACGCCGCGCCCGCACAGCCCGGCACCGGCCCGTACGGGGCGCTCGGTTCGCCCGACGCCAACGGCATCAGACTGCCCAGCGGCTTCACCAGCCGGATCATCGCCCGGTCCGGGCAGACGGTCTCCGGAACGTCCTACACCTGGCACAACGCCCCTGACGGCGGCGCCTGTTACACCAACGGCAGTGGCTGGATCTATGTCTCCAACTCGGAGATCAACCCCTCCGGCGGCGCGAGCGCGGTGAAGTTCTCGTCCACGGGCACGGTCACGGGGGCGTACCGCATCCTGTCGAACACCCGCCAGAACTGCGCGGGCGGCAAGACGCCGTGGAACACCTGGCTGTCCTGCGAGGAGGTGTCCCTGGGGTACGTCTACGAGACGGACCCGTTCGGGGTGAACGCGGCGGTGCGGCGGGACGCGATGGGCCGCTTCAAGCACGAGGCGGCGGCCGCGGACCCGGTGCGCCAGGTGATCTACCTGACCGAGGACGAGTCCAACGGCCGCTTCTACCGCTTCGTGCCGGCCACGTGGGGCAACCTCTCCTCCGGCACCCTCCAGGTGCTGGTCGCGGGCTCGGCCACCTCCGGCTCCTTCACCTGGGCCAACGTCCCCGACCCGGACGGCTCCCCGACCTCCACCCGCACCCAGGTCTCCGGCTCGAAGTCCTTCAACGGCGGCGAGGGCTGCCACTACGCCGACGACACGGTGTGGTTCACCACGAAGGGCGACAACCGGGTCTGGCAGCTCAACCTGACCAACAACACCTACGAGCTGGCGTACGACGACTCCCTGGTGGTCGGCGGTTCGGCGCCCCTCACCGGCGTGGACAACATCACCGGCGCCTCCTCCGGTGACCTCTTCGTCGCCGAGGACGGCGGCAACATGGAGATCTGCGTCATCACCCCGGACGACGTGATCGCCCCGTTCCTGCGCATCGACGGCCAGTCCGGCTCGGAGATCACCGGCCCGGCCTTCTCCCCCGACGGCACCCGCCTGTACTTCTCCAGCCAGCGGGGCACCAGCGGCAGCTCGTCGGGCGGCATCACGTACGAGGTGCGGGGGCCGTTCAGGGCCTGACTCCCCCCTTCCGGTAGCGGAGAGCTACCGTCCGGTCACGTCACGCTTGCATCACAGGTCCGCTCAACCGCCGCGCCCCCACGGGCCCCTCAATACCGTCAACACCTCACATCCTTTGGGGGGTTGCCACATGAGGCATGTCCGTACATCCACCGCTCTGGCCGCGGCGGCGCTCGCGCTGGCCCTGGCGCCCGGCGTCGCCCAGGCCCACGAGGGCGATCATCCGTTCGCGAACTGCTCCGAGGCGTACGCCAACGGGTACGCGAACATCGCCGAGGGGGACGAGCACTACGGCGGTCATCTGGACCGGGACCAGGACGGCATCGGCTGCGACCAGCCGCCGGCGGACTTCGAGCCGGTCGCGGACGGCGCGGGCGCGGAGAACTCGGCCGATGACAGCACCGACGACAGCACCGACCTCGCCGCCACCGGCGGCAACGGCGCCACCCCCTATCTGGCGGGCGGTGGCGCCGCGGTGCTGCTCGCCGGAGGGGGCGTCCTGCTCGCCGTACGACGGCGCCGTGCCGCCGTGCGGTAGGACAACGCCGAGGGGCGGCCCCCCGCACGGGTGCCGCCCCTCTTCTGGCGATCCGGAGCCGCCGTGGATCGGTACTGAGGGTCGGGGACCCACAGCGGCTCCGGAGTCGGTGAGGTCAGCGGTGGTCGCTGCCCTCGGACTCGGAGGCCGCGCGGCCGGCTTCGAGCCGCGCGACCGGGATGCGGAACGGGGAGCAGGAGACGTAGTCCAGGCCGACCTCGTGGAAGAAGTGGACGGACTCCGGGTCGCCGCCGTGTTCGCCGCAGACGCCGAGCTTGAGGTCGGGGCGGGTCTCACGGCCCGCCTTCGCGGCGGCCCTGACCAGTGAGCCCACGCCGTCCTTGTCGATCGTCTCGAACGGGCTGACGCCGAAGATGCCCTTCTCCAGGTAGGCCGTGAAGAACGAGGCCTCCACGTCGTCCCGGCTGAAGCCCCACACCGTCTGGGTGAGGTCGTTCGTACCGAAGGAGAAGAACTCCGCCGCCTCCGCGATCTGCCCCGCGGTCAGCGCGGCACGCGGCAGCTCGATCATCGTGCCGATCGACAGCTTGAGCTTGACGCCGGTCGCGGCCTCGACCTCCGCGATGACCTGGTCGGCCTCCTCGCGGACGATCTCCAGCTCCTGGACCGTGCCGACGAGCGGGATCATGATCTCGGCACGCGGGTCGCCCTTGGCGTTCTTGCGCTCGGCGGCCGCCTCCGCGATCGCGCGGACCTGCATCGTGAACAGGCCGGGGATGACCAGGCCCAGGCGTACGCCGCGCAGACCCAGCATCGGGTTCTGCTCGTGCAGCCGGTGCACCGCCTGGAGCAGTCGCAGCTCGTTCTCGTGCGGCTCCTGACGGGACTCCGCGAGGGCCACGCGCACCGACAGCTCGGTGATGTCGGGCAGGAACTCGTGCAGCGGCGGGTCGAGCAGACGGATCGTCACCGGCAGGCCGTCCATCGCGGAGAACAGCTCCACGAAGTCCTGCTTCTGCATCGGCAGCAGCGCCTTCAGGGACTCCTGGCGCTCGGCCTCGGTGTCGGCCAGGATCAGCCGCTCGACCAGCTCCCGCCGGTCACCGAGGAACATGTGCTCGGTGCGGCACAGCCCGATGCCCTGGGCGCCGAAGCGACGGGCGCGCATCGCGTCCTCGGCGTTGTCCGCGTTGGCGCGTACTCGCAGCCGGCGCTTGCGGTCGGCGAACGCCATGATGCGGTGCACGGCCTCGACCAGCTCGTCGGCGTCCTGCGCACCGGCGTGCATCCGGCCCTCGAAGTACTCCACGACGGGAGACGGGACCACCGGGACCTCGCCCAGGTAGACCTTGCCGGAGGAGCCGTCGATGGAGATGACGTCGCCCTCCTCCACCACATGCCCGCCGGGGACGGTCATCCGGCGGCGCTTGGTGTCGACCTCCAGCTCCTCCGCGCCGCAGACACAGGTCTTGCCCATGCCGCGCGCGACCACGGCCGCGTGGGAGGTCTTGCCGCCGCGCGAGGTCAGGATGCCCTCGGCCGCGATCATGCCGTCGAGGTCGTCGGGGTTGGTCTCCCGGCGGACCAGGATGACCTTCTCTCCCGAGCGCGACCACTTCACCGCGGTGTAGGAGTCGAAGACCGCCTTGCCGACCGCCGCGCCCGGCGAGGCGGCGATGCCCCGGCCGACCTGCTCGACCTTGGCCTCCTCGTCGAACTTCGGGAACATCAGCTGCGCGAGCTGGGCGCCGTTGACGCGCTGGAGCGCCTCGGCCTCGTCGATCAGGCCCTGGTCCACGAGCTGCGTGGCGATCCGGAAGGCCGCGCCCGCCGTGCGCTTGCCGACACGGGTCTGGAGCATCCACAGCTGACCGCGCTCGATGGTGAACTCGATGTCGCAGAGATCCTTGTAGTGGTTCTCCAGCGTCGCCATGATCTGCATGAGCTGGTCGTACGACGTCTTGTCGATCGACTCCAGCTCCGCGAGCGGGACGGTGTTGCGGATACCCGCCACCACGTCCTCGCCCTGGGCGTTCTGGAGGTAGTCGCCGTAGACGCCCTGGTGGCCGGAGGCGGGGTCACGGGTGAAGGCGACACCGGTGCCGGAGTCCGGGCCCAGGTTGCCGAAGACCATGGAACAGACGTTGACGGCGGTGCCCAGGTCGCCGGGGATGCGCTCCTGGCGGCGGTAGAGCTTGGCGCGGTCGGTGTTCCAGGAGTTGAAGACCGCCTCGATGGCGAGGTCCATCTGCTCGCGCGGGTCCTGCGGGAAGTCCCGGCCGGCCTCGGTCTTGACGATCTTCTTGAACTTGGTGACCAGCCGCTTGAGGTCGGCCGCCTCCAGCTCGGTGTCGACCGTGACCTTCTTGGCCGCCTTCGCCGCGTCCAGCGCGTCCTCGAACAGCTCGCCGTCGACCCCGAGGACCGTCTTGCCGAACATCTGGATCAGCCGGCGGTAGGAGTCCCAGGCGAAGCGGTCGTCGCCGGCCTGCTTGGCGAGGCCCTGCACCGACTTGTCGGAGAGGCCGATGTTCAGGACCGTGTCCATCATGCCGGGCATGGAGAACTTGGCACCGGAGCGGACCGACACAAGGAGGGGGTTGTCGGCCTGGCCGAGCTTCTTGCCCATCTTGGCCTCAAGGGCGTCGAGGTGCGCACTCACCTCGTCACGCAGTGCCGCCGGCTCCTCGCCGCTTTCCAGGTAGACCTTGCAGGCCTCGGTGGTGATGGTGAAGCCGGGAGGTACCGGGAGGCCCAGGTTGGTCATCTCGGCGAGGTTCGCACCCTTACCGCCCAGAAGGTCCTTGAGCTCCTTGTTGCCCTCGGTGAAGTCGTAAACGAACTTTTTGTTTTCCGACACGGGTCCCAACTCCTCGAGGACTCGGTGGCTGCCCTGACGGCGAGGAACATACCCAGATCGAAGGCGCCTGGGTACGTCCACTTGTGCGTCATGCGCCTGTAACCAGTCGTCAGCCAGAGGATCGAAAGTCAAAGCTTGGCAAGGAAGCGCGCCGTGATGTGTTCAGTTCTTGAACGAATACACCCTCACGGACCCCTAATTCCGCTCACATGAGCGCCTATCCACACGTCTGAGTTCGATCGATGAACGATCAGGGGGTGGCACCGAGTGCCACCCCTTGGAGAAGTGCAGTAGCCCAAGATTCGCTCATCTGAGCGCAACCCTTATCAAGGGTGGCGAGAATCACGCTGTCACAGGCGACGGGATTTCACCATGCGGACGTGACTTGGGACGGAAACGCGACGGTCATACGCCGAGCGCGAGGAGCCGCTCCTCGGCCCGCTCGGGGGCGTACAGGTACTCCACGACCAGCGCACCCGCCCCGACCAGCCCGGCCCGCTCCCCCAGCCGTGAGGTGACGACCTCCAGATGAGCGGTGGAGCGCGGTAGCGCCCGCTGGTAGAGCAGCTCTCGTACGCCGGTCAGGAACGGCGTTCCGGCCAGATCGCCCGCGATCATCAGCACCCCGGGGTTCAGCAGGGTCACCACCGTCGCCAGCACATCCCCGACCTGCCGTCCCGCCTCCCGGGCGAGCCCGACCGCCTCCGGATGCCCGGACGCCAGCAAGTCCCGCACATCCGAGCCGGAGGCCGCCCGCACCCCGGCCTCGGCCAGCCGCCGGGCCACGGCACCGCCGCTGGCGACGGCGGCGAGACAGCCGTAGGACCCGCAGCGGCACAGGACGTCGGCGCCCACCCGGATATGGCCGATGTCCCCGGCGCCGCCGTCGATGCCCCGGAAGAGCGAGCCGTCGACCACGACGCCCGCGCCGATGCCGGTGGAGACCTTGACCAGGACGAACGCGGAGCAGTCGGGGTAACCGACGCGCTGTTCGCCGTACGCCATGAGGTTGGCGTCGTTGTCCACCAGGACCGGTACCCGGGGTGCGCCGGTGTGCTCGGTGAGGGATCGGGCGAGGCGGCCCCTGATGTCGTAGCCGTCCCAGCCGGGCATGATCGGCGGCTGGACGACCCGGCCGGTCTCGCTGTCGACCGGCCCCGGGACGGCGACGCCGATGCCGCAGACCTCGTCCGCCCGGTGTCCGGCCTTCTCCAGCAACTCGGCGAACCAGCGTCCCAGCTCCCCGAGGACGACCTCCGGCCCGTCCTCGACGATCAGCGTGCCGCCGTGCTCGGCGAGGATCTCGCCGGTCAGCGACAGGACGGCGGCGCGGGCGTGCCGGGTGTCGAGGTCGGCGGCGAGGACCACGGCGTGCGCGTCGTCGAATTCCAGGGTGATGGAGGGGCGTCCGCCCAGCGGGGAGTCGACCGGCCCGCCGGCGCCCTCGCGCAGCCAGCCCGCGCGGAAGAGCCGGTCCAGGCGCTGACCGACGGTGGCCCGGGAGAGCCCCGTCACCTGTTGCAGGGCACCGCGCGTCGTGGCCCGGCCGCTGCGGACCAGTTCGAGCAGATCGCCGGCGCTGACCTGACCTCGACTCGTCATGCGCACCCCCTTGTGTTTCTCAAGTTTGCCTTACATATTGAGTTTTGCGTGTTAAATAGACGTAACCCCACTGCGGCTACCACCGAACCGTTCAGCCCAGTCGTCTCCCGGGGAGTCCCGCGTGGAACGCACCGCCCAGCTCGTCGCCCGCCCAGCGCAGCGGACCATTGCATACGACCCGGCCGACCGGTCGTCGTCCATGCACACCAGGGCCGCCCGGGTCCTGGAGTCCAACTGGACGGGCGCCTCCACGGTCCCCTCGCGCGGCCTGTATCCGCACCAGTGGTCCTGGGACTCGGCGTTCATTGCGATCGGACTGCGGCACCTGTCGCCGTTACGGGCCCAGACGGAGCTGGAGACGCTGCTGACCGCCCAGTGGGGCGACGGACGCGTCCCGCACATCGTCTTCAACCCCTCCGTCCCGCTGGACGCGTACTTCCCGAGCCCCGACTTCTGGCGCTCCTCGACCGCGGGGCGCGCTGCGGGCGCCCCGCGCACCGTACAGACGTCCGGCATCGTGCAGCCACCGGTGCACGCGCTGGCCGCCTGGCTGGTGCACCGCGCGGACCCCGGGCTGTCCCGCGGCCGCGGCTTCCTGGCCCGGATCTACCCGCGACTGGCCGCCTGGCACCGCTATCTGCTGCACCGGCGGGACCTGGGCGGCGGCGGTCTGGCCTCGGTCGTCCACCCCTGGGAGCAGGGCATGGACAACAGCCCCTGCTGGGACGCCCCGCTGGCCCGCGTCCTGCCCGCCCCGGCCCGCTCCTTCCGCCGCGCCGACCTCGACCACGGCGCCCCCGAGGACCGGCCGACGGATCTGGACTACGGGCGGTACGTACGGCTGGCGACGGACTACCGGGACGCCGGGTACGCCGACGGCAAGGGTGCCTTCGCGGTGGAGGACCCGGCGTTCAACGCCCTGCTCATCGCCTCCGAGCACGCCCTGGCCCGGATCGCCTGCGAACTGGGCGCGACCGGCACCGCCCGCCACGCGCGCGCCGAGCGCCTGACGACGGCGCTGCTGGACCGGCTGTGGGACCCGGAGCGCGGGATGTTCTTCTGCCGGGATGTGCGCGGCGGTGGCCTGATCCCCGAGCGGGGTGTGTCCGGCCTGATCCCGCTCCTGCTGCCCACGCTCCCGAGGGAGATCACGGCCGCCCTCGTCCGCACCGCGCGCGGACCGCACTTCTCGCTCGACGACACCACCCGCCTGGTCCCGAGCTACGACCTGCTCGGCGAGGCCTTCGACCCGCAGCGCTACTGGCGGGGCCCCGCCTGGTTCAACACCGCCTGGCTGCTGGAGCGCGGCCTACGCACCCACGGTGAGCGGGATCTGGCGGACGGACTGCGCAGCTCGGTACTGGAGTTGGCCGAGTCGTCGGGATTCGCCGAGTACGTCGACCCGTACACGGGCGCGGCCTGCGGCACGACCGACTTCAGCTGGACGGCCGCGCTGGCGCTGGACCTGCTGCACGACGAGCCGGCGCAGGACACGCACGACATCGGGGAAACCAAGCAAATCAAGGACATCAAGGGAGGGGACCGGGGATGACGGACCGCCATCATCTACTCGTGCACGGAGAGACGTTCGCCGCCGTGGGCGACGGCGGGGACATCAGCGGTGTCCGGGGCGCCGGCAGCTCCCCGGACGGCCTGTTCACACGGGACGCCCGCCATCTGAGCCGCTGGCAGCTGACGCTGGACGGCGCGGTGCCGGAGGCACTGTCCCCCGTGGCCGACGGGGACACGGCGCGCTGCGTCCTGGTCCCCCGGGGCGGCCGCCAGGAGCCACCGGCGTACACGCTCTTCCGCGAACAGGCCGTTGGGGACGGCTCGTTCGTCGAGTCGCTGCGGGTGACCAGCAACCTGCCGACCCCCACCACGGTCCGGCTGGCCATCACGGCGGACGCCGACTTCACGGACCAGTTCGAACTCCGCTCCGACCACCGCACCTACGCCAAGTCGGGCGCCGTCCGCTCCCGCCAAGTCCTCGACCACGGCGTGGAGTTCGCCTACCAGCGGGGCGAATGGCGTTCGTGCACCACGGTGACGGCCGAGCCCGCGCCGGACGCGGTGGAGGAGACCGGCACCGGCGCCAGGCGCCTCGTATGGACCCTGGAACTGGCCCCGCACGGCACGACGGAGCTGGCCTTACGCGTAATGGCCCGCCCCCACGGCGACAAACGAGCCCTGCGGGTCCCCCGCTCCCCCGCCGCCCTCAACGAGCAACTACTGGCCCTGGAAGGCGAGTTCGTAGAGGGCGTCCCCTTCCCGACGGGCTGGCCGGAACTGGCCGCGGCCTGTGCCCGGGGCCTGGCGGACCTGGCCTCGCTCCAGATCCCGGCGACGGGCCCGGACGGCGAAGAGGTCCGCGTCCCCGCCGCGGGAGCCCCCTGGTTCCTCACCCTCCTGGGCCGGGACGCCCTGCTCACCTCCCTCTTCGCCCTCCCCTACCGCCCCGGCCTGGCGGCGGCCACCCTCCCCGCGCTGGCCGCGACCCAGGCCACCGAGACCGGCGCGGGCGCCGTGGCCCAGCCCGGCAAGATCGTGCACGAGGTCCGGCACGGCGAGCTGGCCCACTTCGGCCAGGTGCCGTACGGCCGCTATTACGGCTCGGTGGACGCGACCCCCCTCTTCCTGGTCCTGCTGGGCGCGTACGTGGAACAGACCGGCGAAACGGAGCTCGCCCGCCGCCTGGAACGGCACGCCCGAGCGGCCGTCGCCTGGATGCTGGACCACGGCGGCCTGACCTCCCGCGGCTACCTGGTCTACCGGGCCGACCGCGGCGGCCTCGCCAACCAGAACTGGAAGGACTCCCCCGGCGCGATCTGCTGGTCCGACGGCACCCGCGCGAGCGGCCCGGTGATGGCGGCGGGCGCGCAGGGCTACGCGTACGACGCCCTGCGCCGCACGGCATGGCTGTCGCGGACGGTGTGGGAGGACGAGACATACGCGGCCCTGCTGGAGCAAGCGGCGGGCGACCTGCGGGACCGCTTCCAACGGGACTTCTGGATGCCGGAGCGCTCCTTCCCCGCGCTGGCGCTGGACGGCGAGGGCCGCCAGGTGGACGCGCTGGCGTCGGACGCGGGCCACCTGCTCTGGTCCGGCCTGCTGGACAAGGAGTACGGCGAACAGGTGGGCCGCCGCCTATTGGAGCCGGACTTCTTCTCGGGCTGGGGCGTCCGGACCCTGGCCGCCGGCCAACCGGCGTACCACCCCCTCTCGTACCACCGAGGCTCGGTCTGGCCGCACGACAACGCCCTGATCACCCTGGGCCTGGCCCGCTACGGCCTGCACGACGAGGCCCGCACGGTGGCACACGCGCTGGTGGACGCGGCGACGACCACGGGCCACCGCCTGCCGGAGGTCCTGGCGGGCTACGGCCGCGAATCGCACTCCGAGCCGGTCCCGTACCCCCACGCCTGCGTCCGCGAGTCCCGCTCTGCGACGGCCCCGTTGGCGCTGCTGACGGCTGTGGGCGGGGCGTGAAGACCCGGTTGGCCGACCGTTTGCCCGGTGTTTGCCGAGCGCTGGTCCGGCAGGGCTGAACAGCGACGGGAACGGGCCCGTACGAACCTACGGCGGGCCCGAACCCCCAGCCCACCCCGCCAGGGCCGCACGGAAGGACCACCGGGTGCCTGTCTCCACGCGCCTAAGCCACCCCGAGGGCACACCACCCCAAGAGCCGACACCCGACGAACCGACAAAGGCCGAGCGGGACGAACCCGCAGCCGAGCCGGAGGCGCAGGAAGACGAACCCGCAGCCGAGCCGGAGGCGCAGGAAGACGATCCCGCAGCCGCCGACGGCGAGAACCCGCCACCGGGGCCACCCGCACCCGACGACGAGAGCAGCACCGGTGGTGCGGTTGGAAACGAAGATCTGGCCGAAGGCGAAGCCGAGGCCGGAAGCCGACGAACCCTCCGCTGGACCGTCACCGCCCTCTCCGCCGCCCTGGTCCTTGCCACCCTCCTCCTCCCCAACAGCCTCGCCGCCCTACGCCCCAACCGCTTCACCCGCATCCCCGCGGAAGCGATCGTCGGCGCCGCGATCCTGCTCTCCCTCCCCCGCCGCCCAAGAACCATCGCCGCGGCCCTCGCCGGCACCCTCCTCGGCACCCTGACCATCCTCAACTTCCTGGACATGGGCTTCCGCGAGTACCTCGGCCGAGGCTTCAACCTCGTCCTCGACTGGTCCCTCCTGGACGACGCCCAGTCGTACATGAAGGACTCGATGGGCGAGGCCACCACCCTCACCGCCACCATCGCCGCGGTACTCCTCGCCGTACTCCTCCTCGTGGTCACCGCCCTGGCCACGGTCCGACTCGGAAACGTCCTGGCCGACCACAAGGAAAGGGCGGCCAAGGCCACCCTCATAGCCGGCACCGTCTGGATCACCTGCTCCGCCCTCGGCCTCCAGCTCGCCGGACTGCCCATCGCCTCGGACCGGGCGGTCTCCGCACTGGCCATCCAGGCGAAGCGCGTACAGGACACCCTCAGGGACGAGGCGGCCTTCGCGAAGGAGGCCAAGGAGGACAGCTTCGGCGCGACCCCCGCGGCCCAGCTTCTCCCCGACCTGCGCGGCAAGGACGTCATCTTCACCTTCATCGAGAGCTA
Encoded proteins:
- a CDS encoding MGH1-like glycoside hydrolase domain-containing protein, giving the protein MERTAQLVARPAQRTIAYDPADRSSSMHTRAARVLESNWTGASTVPSRGLYPHQWSWDSAFIAIGLRHLSPLRAQTELETLLTAQWGDGRVPHIVFNPSVPLDAYFPSPDFWRSSTAGRAAGAPRTVQTSGIVQPPVHALAAWLVHRADPGLSRGRGFLARIYPRLAAWHRYLLHRRDLGGGGLASVVHPWEQGMDNSPCWDAPLARVLPAPARSFRRADLDHGAPEDRPTDLDYGRYVRLATDYRDAGYADGKGAFAVEDPAFNALLIASEHALARIACELGATGTARHARAERLTTALLDRLWDPERGMFFCRDVRGGGLIPERGVSGLIPLLLPTLPREITAALVRTARGPHFSLDDTTRLVPSYDLLGEAFDPQRYWRGPAWFNTAWLLERGLRTHGERDLADGLRSSVLELAESSGFAEYVDPYTGAACGTTDFSWTAALALDLLHDEPAQDTHDIGETKQIKDIKGGDRG
- a CDS encoding glycogen debranching N-terminal domain-containing protein; amino-acid sequence: MTDRHHLLVHGETFAAVGDGGDISGVRGAGSSPDGLFTRDARHLSRWQLTLDGAVPEALSPVADGDTARCVLVPRGGRQEPPAYTLFREQAVGDGSFVESLRVTSNLPTPTTVRLAITADADFTDQFELRSDHRTYAKSGAVRSRQVLDHGVEFAYQRGEWRSCTTVTAEPAPDAVEETGTGARRLVWTLELAPHGTTELALRVMARPHGDKRALRVPRSPAALNEQLLALEGEFVEGVPFPTGWPELAAACARGLADLASLQIPATGPDGEEVRVPAAGAPWFLTLLGRDALLTSLFALPYRPGLAAATLPALAATQATETGAGAVAQPGKIVHEVRHGELAHFGQVPYGRYYGSVDATPLFLVLLGAYVEQTGETELARRLERHARAAVAWMLDHGGLTSRGYLVYRADRGGLANQNWKDSPGAICWSDGTRASGPVMAAGAQGYAYDALRRTAWLSRTVWEDETYAALLEQAAGDLRDRFQRDFWMPERSFPALALDGEGRQVDALASDAGHLLWSGLLDKEYGEQVGRRLLEPDFFSGWGVRTLAAGQPAYHPLSYHRGSVWPHDNALITLGLARYGLHDEARTVAHALVDAATTTGHRLPEVLAGYGRESHSEPVPYPHACVRESRSATAPLALLTAVGGA